The Trichocoleus sp. FACHB-46 genomic sequence AGAACCGCATCTTGTCATCTGCAAAGATGAAATGACTGATAAGGTTGACCCTGAAACCTTTCAGAAGCAGCTCTGGGATCTGTGTGCTTATCAATTCGGCTCCACGCTCAGGCGATCGCAGATTGATCGAATTCGCTGGCACCTCTTTGCCGATATCCGAATCTCATTTGAGCAGCTGACAATTTTTGGAGAGAGAAACGTTATAGAAGAGTCGAAGCCGGAGACGTTGATCCCAGACCTAATCAAAATCATGGATCTGCAACAGGAGCAGCTAGCCCGTAGCCTAAGAGATGGGCATCGGGTGATTCACGGGGTTGCCGGGTCTGGGAAGACTTTGATTTTGGCCTACCGTTGTCAGCATTTAGCACAAGGAACCACTAAGCCACTTCTCGTGCTCTGCTTTAATGTCTCCCTGGCTGCTCGGCTGCGACAGATGATTCAAGCCAAAGAACTCAGCGATCAGGTTCAAGTGCGCCACTTTCACGGCTGGTGCATAGACCAGCTCAAAGCTTACAGACTCCCCACACCTGACTCTCGCCAATATCGAGGGGATGAATATGTAGAGCAGCTGGTGCAGCGAGTAATTCAAGCTGTGGACCAGAATGCTATTCCAGGGGGCCGATATGGAGCCGTCATGATTGATGAAGGCCATGACTTTCAACCAGAGTGGCTCAAGCTGGTCGTGCAGATGGTGGACCCAGACACTGACTCTCTCCTAGTCCTCTATGACGATGCCCAAAACCTCTATGGCGAAGCAGGCAAGCAGAAGTTCAGCTTCAAGAGCGTAGGGATTAAAGCCCAAGGACGGACTACGATACTCAAGCTCAACTACCGCAACACGAGTGAAGTGCTGACGCTGGCCTACGAGTTTGCCAAGGAAGTGATGGCTCCAACGGAAGGCTCAGAAGAGGACACCCCTGTCTTAGTGGAACCTCAAAGTGCAGGCCGTCATGGACCGATGCCGGAGTTGATCCGACTACCCAGCTTCAAGCATGAGGTGGACTATCTCACAGAGCGAGTGCAGCAGTTCTATGAGCGAGGTACGCCTTGGAATGAGATGGCGATCGTCTACCGTTCCAAGTTCATGGGTGAACGGTTCTATCAACAATTGCAGCAAGCTCAGGTGCCCGTAGAGTGGGTGAATGCCAGCAGTGCCAGCCGCCACTTCAACTTGGCGGAGCCCAGCATCAAACTCATTACGATGCACTCTAGTAAGGGGCTAGAATTTCCAGTCGTCTTTATCCCAGGAGTGGGTTACTTGCCCAATCAATACAGTACGGTTCAAGAAGAGACCAGGCTGTTCTATGTGGCGATGACACGAGCGATTGACCAGTTAGTTCTGACGTGCGATCGCGACTCAGAGTTCGTGAGCAAAGTTGGGGCGGCTTTGGCAAAAGTGCCGTCAGGAAGGTAATAAAGCGAGGGGTGAGCAAGCTTAGTGTAGCTTGAAACCCTTTCTGAGTAAGGGTTTACAAGTGGTTTGTAGATGTTCATGATGCTATTAAATATATATAGCAGTCTGAACATCTACAAACCACCCTCTATTCCTCTCCACGCAACCGTTTCAGACTCTTGGCCTATCAAAATGTTCACGGTAAACATTTTGGACTAGCCGTTACAACTTTGTCGATGCCTCGCGTTCAACTTCAACACTTAGAGAAACAAATTCACCAGCAACTGTTAACCCCAACCACATGGATTGCTGCGGTCGGATTAATTGCCCTGTGATCGCGCAGCGCTCCTCTTGCTGGGCGATCGCTGAGTTAAAGTAACAGTTGAAAATCCTTCAAGAATTCATGGATCGGCAAGCTGCATCCTGAGGAGAAGCTGAAACCCTTTTATGAATTTCCCGATGACCGTTGACGCTTCCGCTTGATAATGGAACCAATACTAAATGCCACCATTACCCCTAATGCAGAGGAAGGTTCAGGAACTGATGCAGGTGTTGGAGCTCGGCCACTGACACTAAGAAGTCGAACATCACCAACAAAATCATCAGATGTTACTCCTAAGGATGAATATAATTTGGACAAGTTTAGCTCTAGAGAAGAAACAGACCTAAAGGCAGATCCTACCGTTTGATCACATTCCTCATTTGCACAGCGATGGGTTGACTGCCAACTAAAGTTAAATCCAGGAATTGCTTCATATTCTTCATAGGAATTATCTCCTGCTTTTATTCCCACTAACTGTGTGTTGAATACAATGGGAATGCCAGGATTTGAAGGCATTAGAGGACTATCCGCAAACAATAAAACTGTGCTTAAAGGGTTTTCTCTAATGGCTTTGTTGTAGTCTGCGTAGCCTCCACCGAATCCTGGAATGTCGTAATAAAAATCTTTAGTATCGGTATTATGAGCGCCACACGATTCTGAACTAGCTCGATTATGAGGGCAAATTTTTTGACCTAAATACAAAGGGTCAAAAAATTTGCCAGTTTGAGTGTTGATATTGCCATTATCAACTACTTTTAGCCCAGTACCAGTAAACCAGTCTGTATTGGGTGGTACCTGACTAACAATTTGTAACCAATTGAATGAGCTATACCCCATTGCTGCTGCAATGGCAGCTATAGGAACGGAGCCGAGAGTTTTTCCTTGAGGTTGAAATTGTGCAGAAATCGTGTTTCTACTAGTTTTTATCGTTTTTTCAAACTCTGCTAAAGTGTTTGCCAAAATAGATTCAGCAGATTCAAAAATTACTTTGCCTGAATCAACAAAACTAGTAGTAGGAATAGGTGATTTATCTGAACTTACTGGAACAAAAATATTTGTGCCATCACTGTAAAGTCCTGGTGCTGTTGGTAGGAGAACATTTGAAGAAGCAGCAGTGATTGGATGGCTGATTATCCCTATATCACCTTCACCTAATGCAAGTTGGTATTGAATTAATGCAATTGTTGGTTCGCCAACTACATTACCTGCAAAGTAAGAACCGTAGTGAGGTTGCATTAAGTACAAACGCCTACCTGAAGGCGACCAAAGCCTCAAATAATCGTTCAGGGATGGCGCACTGGTAAAAAACGAACTCTGCTCGCTAGAAATCGTAGTCAACGCAGGATCAGATCCTATCGGAATGTTGCCCTTGCCTGAACTGGAAAACCCATTAGGATAAGCCTCATTTGGCGATACTTTATATGTCTGTTCAACTCCTTCACCCAAAAATATATTCTTACTGTAAAGCCCATTTTCTAGTGGAACCTGCTCAATGTATCCTTCAAGCGTCCATGTCTCTGTGTATTCTGAGGTGCCACCTAAATAGTACGTTGGATTAAAGAAACGTAAGCCTGCTTTAACGCCTTGATCAGTAGTCTTAAATGAGAAGAAATCTCTTGTGCTTGAAGCAGAAGGTACAAGTTCTTCATTAGGTGCATAGGGAAAACAAAAAGGTTTATCCAGGAACACGGTTGATGTAAGACCATCATTTTCTAAGGTGGCCCCTGGAATAAAGCCGTAGTTTCCATCGCAACTAAAGCTTGCACCACCAATATTCAAACTTTGTCCAGCTGGCAGTTCTTGTCCTGTTCGAGTTATTTTCCACGCCTGAGCAGCAGGTTGAAAAAGTGCACTACTAGTAATTATGGTTAGAGTGGTTGCCAATGCGAATCTTAAAGCAGAGCTAATCTCGATCGTTTGCATCTTCTTTTCTCTTATCATCTGGATTTAAAAAACTCTTTTGATGCCCTAAGCAAAATCTTAATGAGTGAAAACCAAACATCCTCTGTAATTTTACTGAAAGCGGAAGTAGGTATTTAGTGAAAAACAAATGTTAATGAGAACAGCAATAATTGTAAAGAATTCAGCCTCTCCTCATTCGCAAAAATAATTAATTGAGGTGCCTAGTATTTATTGAATCTTTAAATATTAAGAGTCACATTTACTCAAACTTTATAATTTATTCGAAATAGGGGTTGTGCTAAAGAACCCAGATTCCTACGACTGATTGCACAAATGCTCAAAGCAGGGGTACAAACGCCTGGAGGCGTAGTGGTCGATGAACTAGGCAGTCCGCAAGGATCAACTGTCTCCGGTGATT encodes the following:
- a CDS encoding 3'-5' exonuclease, producing the protein MATLIPALNSCLSRMTAGEKRLAARLEAKLEDDYLLWYDVPIGPKQLHPDFIVLHPSRGLFILEVKDWKLDHIHRATSTSVELVTPNGIKQVMNPLAQARGYAFAVNELLERDPLLVQSGRYQGKLLFPYGYGVVLSNITRTAFEQTDLGEVLEPHLVICKDEMTDKVDPETFQKQLWDLCAYQFGSTLRRSQIDRIRWHLFADIRISFEQLTIFGERNVIEESKPETLIPDLIKIMDLQQEQLARSLRDGHRVIHGVAGSGKTLILAYRCQHLAQGTTKPLLVLCFNVSLAARLRQMIQAKELSDQVQVRHFHGWCIDQLKAYRLPTPDSRQYRGDEYVEQLVQRVIQAVDQNAIPGGRYGAVMIDEGHDFQPEWLKLVVQMVDPDTDSLLVLYDDAQNLYGEAGKQKFSFKSVGIKAQGRTTILKLNYRNTSEVLTLAYEFAKEVMAPTEGSEEDTPVLVEPQSAGRHGPMPELIRLPSFKHEVDYLTERVQQFYERGTPWNEMAIVYRSKFMGERFYQQLQQAQVPVEWVNASSASRHFNLAEPSIKLITMHSSKGLEFPVVFIPGVGYLPNQYSTVQEETRLFYVAMTRAIDQLVLTCDRDSEFVSKVGAALAKVPSGR
- a CDS encoding PEP-CTERM sorting domain-containing protein; this translates as MQTIEISSALRFALATTLTIITSSALFQPAAQAWKITRTGQELPAGQSLNIGGASFSCDGNYGFIPGATLENDGLTSTVFLDKPFCFPYAPNEELVPSASSTRDFFSFKTTDQGVKAGLRFFNPTYYLGGTSEYTETWTLEGYIEQVPLENGLYSKNIFLGEGVEQTYKVSPNEAYPNGFSSSGKGNIPIGSDPALTTISSEQSSFFTSAPSLNDYLRLWSPSGRRLYLMQPHYGSYFAGNVVGEPTIALIQYQLALGEGDIGIISHPITAASSNVLLPTAPGLYSDGTNIFVPVSSDKSPIPTTSFVDSGKVIFESAESILANTLAEFEKTIKTSRNTISAQFQPQGKTLGSVPIAAIAAAMGYSSFNWLQIVSQVPPNTDWFTGTGLKVVDNGNINTQTGKFFDPLYLGQKICPHNRASSESCGAHNTDTKDFYYDIPGFGGGYADYNKAIRENPLSTVLLFADSPLMPSNPGIPIVFNTQLVGIKAGDNSYEEYEAIPGFNFSWQSTHRCANEECDQTVGSAFRSVSSLELNLSKLYSSLGVTSDDFVGDVRLLSVSGRAPTPASVPEPSSALGVMVAFSIGSIIKRKRQRSSGNS